The following coding sequences lie in one Sphingobium sp. KCTC 72723 genomic window:
- a CDS encoding protein adenylyltransferase SelO family protein, whose protein sequence is MSKTPQAAIYSPAIQIDALMPDIATPVVAADFPQTLLRFRNDRAAASVGLDGLSDDQWIAHFGRFTPLPDTLAQPLALRYHGHQFRHYNPDIGDGRGFLFAQLRDGAGRLLDLGTKGTGPTPYSRAGDGRLTLKGGVREILATEMLEALGVNTSRTFSIIETGEALERNDEPSPTRGAAMVRLSHSHMRIGTFQRAAFHDDAPLLARLTDYVLTQLYDEVPGDNPAAQLLGRVVERTADLAASYMVAGFVHGVLNSDNINVTGESFDYGPWRFTPLWDAGFTAAYFDHQGLYAFGRQAEAIHWDVAQLAVSLRPLTDAPPLIAQLERFPALYGDAMARRFCWRLGVVPGDGANAMIEAAVRGMVTTGTEIDRFFHDWRGGVVRDGADYGGAEWRAFADLLREFDAMPGARAHDHWADDAPCSMHIEEVEAIWRAIDADDDWRPLHAKVAAIRRMGDALGAGPGVV, encoded by the coding sequence ATGAGCAAGACGCCGCAAGCCGCCATTTACAGCCCCGCGATTCAAATCGACGCGCTGATGCCCGACATAGCCACGCCCGTCGTGGCAGCGGACTTTCCGCAAACCCTGTTGCGGTTCCGCAACGATCGGGCCGCCGCCAGCGTGGGGCTGGACGGGTTGAGCGATGACCAGTGGATCGCGCATTTCGGGCGATTTACCCCCCTGCCCGACACGCTGGCGCAGCCATTGGCGTTGCGCTACCATGGCCATCAGTTTCGCCATTATAATCCCGACATTGGCGACGGGCGCGGGTTCCTGTTCGCGCAATTACGTGATGGTGCCGGGCGCTTGCTGGACCTTGGCACCAAGGGGACCGGGCCGACGCCCTATAGCCGGGCGGGCGACGGTCGGCTGACGCTGAAGGGCGGCGTGCGCGAAATACTGGCGACCGAGATGCTGGAGGCGCTGGGCGTCAATACATCGCGCACCTTCTCTATCATCGAGACGGGCGAAGCGCTGGAGCGCAATGACGAGCCATCGCCGACGCGCGGCGCGGCGATGGTGCGCCTGTCCCATTCGCATATGCGCATCGGCACGTTCCAGCGCGCGGCCTTTCATGATGACGCACCGCTGCTGGCACGGCTGACCGATTATGTGCTGACGCAGCTTTATGACGAAGTGCCGGGCGATAATCCGGCAGCGCAACTGCTGGGCCGCGTGGTCGAGCGAACGGCGGACCTTGCGGCCAGCTATATGGTTGCGGGCTTCGTGCATGGGGTGCTGAACAGCGACAATATCAACGTGACGGGCGAGAGTTTCGACTATGGGCCGTGGCGCTTTACGCCGCTGTGGGACGCGGGGTTCACGGCCGCCTATTTCGATCATCAGGGGCTTTATGCGTTCGGGCGGCAGGCCGAAGCGATCCATTGGGACGTGGCGCAACTGGCGGTGTCATTGCGCCCGCTGACCGATGCGCCGCCGCTGATCGCGCAACTGGAACGGTTTCCGGCGCTTTATGGGGATGCGATGGCGCGGCGGTTCTGCTGGCGGTTGGGCGTGGTGCCGGGCGATGGCGCGAACGCGATGATCGAAGCGGCCGTGCGGGGCATGGTAACCACTGGCACCGAAATCGACCGCTTCTTCCATGACTGGCGCGGCGGGGTGGTGCGGGATGGCGCGGACTATGGCGGCGCGGAATGGCGCGCGTTTGCGGATTTGTTGCGCGAGTTCGACGCCATGCCGGGCGCACGGGCGCATGACCATTGGGCCGATGATGCGCCCTGTTCCATGCATATCGAGGAAGTCGAGGCGATCTGGCGCGCGATCGACGCGGACGATGATTGGCGTCCGCTCCATGCCAAGGTTGCGGCGATCCGGCGGATGGGGGATGCGTTGGGGGCGGGACCGGGGG
- a CDS encoding alpha/beta fold hydrolase → MSGYSDGYWWSPDGLRLHYRDYGGGADGRPPLLCLPGLTRNARDFEPLAARLAGDWRLICPDMRGRAESAQAKDPMTYVPLTYLQDISRLLADLAITRFVAVGTSLGGIITMLIAATHREWLAGALLNDVGPTLDEAGLARIRSYVGVSQSHASWVHAARALAEGNGDVYPAYDLEQWLVMAKRLYRLNSAGRIVLDYDMRVAEPIRAMGAAEAGVDMWPVMAAFRDIPTLILRGERSDLLNDATARRMAADIGESAELATIGGVGHAPALDETDAIVAIDRLLERVLRG, encoded by the coding sequence GTGAGCGGCTATAGCGACGGATATTGGTGGTCCCCCGATGGCCTGCGGCTCCATTATCGGGACTATGGCGGCGGTGCCGACGGTCGCCCGCCGCTGCTGTGCCTGCCCGGCCTGACTCGCAACGCGCGCGATTTCGAGCCGTTGGCGGCGCGGCTGGCGGGCGACTGGCGACTGATCTGCCCGGACATGCGCGGTCGCGCCGAAAGCGCGCAGGCCAAAGACCCGATGACCTATGTCCCGCTCACTTATTTGCAGGATATCAGCCGCTTGCTGGCGGACCTTGCCATCACCCGCTTCGTTGCCGTCGGCACGTCGCTGGGCGGCATCATCACCATGCTGATCGCCGCGACCCACCGTGAATGGCTGGCAGGTGCGCTGCTCAACGATGTTGGCCCGACGCTGGACGAGGCAGGCTTGGCCCGCATCCGTTCCTATGTCGGGGTCAGCCAGTCGCACGCCAGTTGGGTCCATGCCGCCCGCGCGCTGGCGGAGGGGAATGGCGACGTCTATCCCGCCTATGATCTGGAACAATGGCTGGTCATGGCCAAACGGCTTTACCGCCTCAACAGCGCCGGGCGCATCGTGCTGGATTACGATATGCGCGTTGCCGAACCGATCCGCGCGATGGGCGCTGCCGAAGCGGGCGTGGACATGTGGCCGGTCATGGCGGCCTTTCGCGACATACCCACGCTGATATTGCGTGGCGAACGGTCCGACCTGCTGAACGACGCTACGGCGCGGCGCATGGCGGCGGATATTGGCGAAAGCGCGGAACTGGCGACGATCGGCGGCGTCGGCCATGCCCCTGCGCTGGACGAAACGGACGCGATCGTGGCCATCGACCGGCTGCTGGAGCGGGTTCTTCGTGGTTGA